Genomic segment of Mucilaginibacter sabulilitoris:
ACGCCATATATCACATGTTTTATCAAAACGGAGGATTTAATCGCTGGATCTATTTCAGGCTTGATCTTACGTCGGATGAAGGCTTTAGTAAAAGCCCCTGGTTAGAGCTGGGCGACTGGACACGTTTTCAATACATCAACTATGATTTTTGGGAAGGTAATGTGAACACTTTCCGTGATGTATATAAAGCCATTTACCGGTGTAATCAGGTGCTGGCCAACGTGCCTAAAATTGAATTTGCCGATGCCAAGAAAAAAGAAGAGCTGTTGGGACAAGCCAAATTTTTACGTGGCTTTTATTACTACTACGCGGCTATTTTATGGGAAAACGTACCTGTTGTTTTAACGCCGCAAACACCAACGGATATGCCTGCACAGGCTACTTTACCACAGGTTTGGGCACAGGTAGAAAAAGACCTTACCGAAGCAAGCACCGCGTTGCCCGAACAATACACCGGCGTTAATATTGGCCGTGCAACTAAGGGCGCCGCGCTGGCAATGTTAGGGAAGACCTATATGCAGCAGCATAAATGGTCCGAAGCAAAAACCGCTTTTGATTACCTGGTAACCGGGGCCGGAAAAAGTTACTATGACCTGGTAGACTTTAAAGAAAACTTCCGGGCTACTATGGAAAACAATAAAGAATCTGTTTTTGAGATCCAGTTTTCCAACGCCAATCAAACTGCGGAAGGCGATGGACCGAGTTCAAATATGGGTACCAACCGGACTCAGTTCTTTGCTCCACGAAGCATAGGATGGTCTGACGGACAGGCACGTAACTGGATGGTTACTGAGTTTAAAAAGGAAAAAACAATCGATAATAAAATCGATCCGCGCCTGCGCTACACCTTGTTCTATCCGCAGCTTGAGGCTGATTTTGGTGATAAGATTTATGGCCGCAGCTGGCAGTGGGATGCCGACGAAGCCTGGTTTAAAAAGTATTCACGCGATTATTATCGTACTAATGAGGATTATTATAACGAAGTTAACAACCGGGTAATACGTTATGCTGATGTATTACTAATGTATGCCGAAGTGCAGAACGAATTAGGGCAAACCTCAGACGCTTATCAGTATGTGAACCGGGTAAGGGCGCGCTCAAATATGAGACCGCTTGCTACCGCATATCCGGCAATTGGTAATGATAAAACCCTCTTTCGCGATCGTTTAAAAATGGAGCGGGAACTGGAGCTTTGTGGTGAAAGCGTGCGCTGGGCCGACTTAAAACGCTGGGGCGATCTGGATAACCAGGCGGCTGTTGATAAGGTAGCAGAACGCGATCCCGACTTTAAAAACTTTGTCGTAGGCAAAAATATCAGGTTGCCATTACCACAGGTTGAGGTGCGAAACAACACCAATCTTCACCAAAATCCAAACTATTAATCATTAAACAAAGCCGGGACATGGGACATGCATCACTCATCTTCCCGGCTTTTAATAACCGCTGATAGTTGCTATGCACCTATAGCAAAATATAGCTGGTTTTATACCTATGAAAAAGAAACATCTTTTACCAATATGTCTGCTGGTTTCGCTTTGCATGGCATGCTCCAAAAAAGAAGGGGCAAAAACGCCGGTTGTACCGCCGCCGGCTATCGCAAAAGATGAATATATTAACCCGGTGTTCACGCCAATATTAGCAGACCCATCTGTTATAAAAGCCCCTGGCACAAACGCCTTTTATGCCTACGGTACAGAGGACGACTGGGGAGATGGTCACGGCACGCACCTCATTGCCGTGGTAAAATCAACAAACCTTACCTCATGGAATTACCTTAATGATGCTTTTGTTACCAAACCCAATTGGAAAGCAAATGGATTTATCTGGGCGCCCGATGTAAATTATATCGATGGTAAATACTACATGTATTACGCTTATTCTATCTGGGCCGACCCAAACCCGGGTATTGGGCTGGCCATCGCCGATAAACCGGAGGGGCCTTTCTCAGACCAGGGTAAGATGTTCCTGTCGTCAGAGATAGGGGTAGCCAATGCCATCGACCCTTTTTATATAAACGACGGTAACAAAAAGTACCTTTTCTTTGGTAGCTATAGCTCGGCTGCCAATAACGGCACCTGGGGCGTCGAACTTTCGGCTGATGGTAAATCAGTACCCGATTTTACAAAAAAGATCAATGTAGCTGCGGGGGATTTTGAGGGCGTAATGATACATAAAAGGGGGATCTATTACTACTTCTTTGGCTCAAAAAACAATTGCTGCGATGGCGCGGCAAGTGTTTACCAGGTAAGAGTGGGGCGCTCAATCAATTTAATGGGACCCTACCTGGATAAAGATGGCCATGACTTAAAAACCAGAGGTAACGGAACTTTGCTTATTGAACGTAATACCCGATATGCCGGGCCGGGCCATAATGCCCGCCTCATGCAGGACGATGCCGGTACCGATTGGTTTTTATATCATGCTATTGACAGGGGCAACCCGCTTGTATCAAGCGGCGCCAACCGCAGGGCTTTAATGCTTGATAAACTAACCTGGAATAACGACTGGCCCGAAATTAAAGGTGGTACCCCATCAATTTCGGCACAAAAAGCCCCTGTTTTTAATGACCACTAAACACTTATTACAAGGCACTCAATAACAAACAATTATTATGAAACTACGAATTTTATTTTTATCGCTATGGTGCATCGTATTGCTTGCATCTTGTACTCAAAAATCTATAAAAACAACTAATAGCCGCGCGATTTGGAGCAAAGAACAGGCAAAGGACTGGTATGATCAGCAACCATGGATAGTAGGTGCCAACTTTTTGCCAAGCACAGCCATTAACCAGCTTGAAATGTGGCAGGCCGATACTTTTGATACGCTTACTATTGATAAAGAACTGGGCCTTGCACAAGGTTTAGGCATGAATACCATGCGTGTGTTTTTACATGATCTGGCATTTGAACAAGATTCGGCAGGTTTCCTTACACGGGTTGATACCTTTTTGACTATAGCCGATAAACATAAAATAAAACCATTACTGGTGATATTTGATTCCTGCTGGGACCCATTCCCGCACACAGGAAAGCAACGCGCGCCCAAGCCTTTCGTTCATAATTCCGGTTGGGTGCAAAGCCCTGGTCAAAATGCATTAAAAGATTCTACACAATACCCAAGGCTTGAACATTATGTAAAAACCGTGGTATCGCATTTTGCTAAAGACAGCCGCATACTCGGCTGGGATGTTTGGAATGAGCCTGATAACATGACGGGTGCATCTTATCAAAAGGTGGAGCTGCCTAATAAAGTAGATTACGTAGTCCCACTTTTAAAGAAAACATTTGAGTGGGTACGCTCGGCAAATCCTTCACAATTTGCCACTTCGGGCATTTGGGCCGGCGACTGGAGCGATTCGGCTAAAATGAAACCTATTGAGAAATTACAGTTAACACAGTCAGACATTATCACCTTTCATAATTATGATAGTGTTGGCGTATTTGAAAACCGCATAAAGTTATTGCAGCGCTATGGTAAGCCGTTAATTTGCACAGAATATATGGCCAGGCCAAATGGCAGCACCTTTGCAACCTTTTTACCCGTCGCAAAAAAGTACCGGATAGGTATGTATAATTGGGGCTTTGTAAACGGCAAATCGCAAACCATATTCCCATGGGATAGTTGGACAAAAACCTATACAGCCGCCCCGCCGCTATGGTTCCATGATATTTTTAATACCGATGGCACACCTTATAAAACGGAAGAAACGGACCTGATCCGTAAAATGACCGCCGAAGTAAACGGAAAGAATTAATCAGAAGTTGATAAATAAGATCTATTCGTCTATCTATGAAAAATTTGCTAACGATTTTGTTTTTAGGATGCAGTGGCATAGTATGCGCGCAGTTAAAATCAATAGATTCTGTAAAATGGGGGCAAACAGTTGTGGTCAATAACGTCCCAGTTTTTGATGATGCTGGTAAGGTGCCCGAAGCTGGTGGAACGCCGGGCCGCCATCACGGGCGGTATGGTTCGCAATACGCACGGCTGCTTAAGCTCAAAGATGGCAACTGGCTTGCAGGATATACCATATCGAACAATAATGGTTATAAAAATGATCCAAAGGGTGGGCTCCAGCTGGAAGTTTCGGTGAGTACCGATAACTGCCGAACCTGGAAAAAGTTAGGCGCTATTGTTGATCCGGGCAGGGATCTTGATAATGCACAGCTTATTGAACTGTCCGATGGGGCCATATTACTGGCCTGTCGTTCTGTACGCTGGCAGGAGTCGTATATATTGCCTGTTTACAAAAGCACCGATAAGGGCAAAACCTGGAAACGCATCAGTATTATCGATGAAAATCAAGGCGCCCCGGGCGATTTGGGTAAGCCTGATAAAGGTATTTATGAGCCGCATTTTTATTTTCTGGGTGACGGGAAGCTGTCAGTAATGTATGCCAACGAAAAACATGTAACCGAAAATCCATCCTACAGCCAAATTATCTCACAGAAAATATCGCCGGATATGGGTAAAACCTGGGGCAGGGAGATCTGGGTAGCGTACCAACCCATGCATAACGCGTCCCGGCCCGGTATGTCTGTATGGACGAAGATGAAAAATGGTAAATATATTGTAGTATACGAGATATGTGGGCCCGAATCCTGTAACATTTATTGCAAAACCAGCGACGACGGGATAACCTGGCCCACTGGTTTAGGCCAACAAATAGCAGATCAGTTGGGTGGCCCATATATCCTATCTTTAAAAAATGGCACCCTGGTGGTAACATCCAACAAAAGTAATATTTCGGTAAGTACCGATTTTGGGGCAACCTGGAAAACGATCAACCCGGCATGGCCCAAAACCTTGTGGCCGTCGGTTTACCAAACCGGCGATAACGAGATTGGAGTAGTAAACTCCGCTCCGCGGACCGAAGGGGGCAATAACATACAAATACGTTTTGGGAAAGTGGAATAACCTTAAAAATATCATCAGGTGAAAAAACTATTAATAATTTTTTGCCGTGTTTTATCAGTATTAGCTTCGTCGGCATTCACCAACAGTTTTCCTGGTGCAAACGTCAAAAAACATTATTATCAACAAAATCCAAATTATCAACAAATCCAATACTCATTTAAACACTCATCAAAACGATCGGATCATTTTTAAACGCTTTAACAAATATCCGGTATTAATAAGTCAGGCGGCATACGATTAACGTATATCTTCGCAGAGATAACCTGGTTACCATAGTTCCCCATAACCGTAATAACGGTCTTATAAACTTTAGTGTTATTTTTTTTAAGTGTTTATTTAACAATAAAAAAATAACCTATCTTAGATTTTAAAAATTAACCAAATAATAAGCCATGCTAAAAAGATTTTTTTTAGTGCTGTTTACTGCCGGTGCTTTTACCGCGGTACATGCGCAAACACAGTATACTATAACTGCTGATAAGGTGAAGGCCCACATTCAGCCTACCATGTATGGGATATTTTTTGAGGATATAAATCTTGCTGCCGATGGCGGTGTATATGCAGAGCTTGTAAAAAACCGTTCGTTTGAGTTTAACATGCCCCTGATGGGATGGAAGGAGCAAAAAAGGGATGGTGGTGATGGCCGTACAGAGGTAATTAACCGTGCCGTTGAACGGCCGGAGAATGCTCACTTTATAAAAAGTTATATCACAACCGATGCCGGTTTTTATGGTTTCTCGAACGAGGGTTTCCGCGGAGGGATGGGTGTTAAGGAAGGCGAGGAATACAGCTTTTCGGTGATCGCTAAGCAGGACGGAGATACCAATGTAAAACTGAATGTTGAACTGCATGGTGACAATGATGTTATTATAGGTAAAGCTGAACTTACCCCAACCGATAAGGAATGGAACCATTACAGCTTGAAATTTAAATCAAGTGCTACTACGCCAAACGCACAATTATATGTTTGGATGAGCGGCAAGGGTATCATCGACCTCGATATGATCTCCCTGTTCCCAGAGCATACCTGGAAAAATCGTCCGGGTGGTTTACGTGCCGATCTAGTACAGAAGCTGGCCGATCTTAAACCTGGTTTTCTACGTTTCCCCGGAGGCTGTATTGTGGAGGGCCGCGATTTAAGCAACCGTTATCAGTGGAAAAAAACCATAGGTGCGGTTGACAAACGCGAGAATATCATTAACCGCTGGAATACCGAATTTAAGCACCGCCCCACGCCTGATTACTATCAAACTTTCGGACTGGGTTTTATGGAATATTTCATGACAGCCGAAGATATCGGAGCTTCGCCTCTGCCAATTCTGAATTGCGGTATGGCCTGTGAGTTTAACACCGGCGAGCTTGTACCGTTAGATAAACTTGACCCTTATGTACAGGACGCGCTTGACCTGATTGAGTTTGCCAATGGCAATGCCAGCACCAAATGGGGCAAGCTGCGTACGGATCTTGGCCATCCGGCACCTTTTAATTTAAAAATGATAGGTGTTGGTAACGAGCAATGGGGTCCGCAATATATTGACCGCTGGAAAATTTTTACCAAAGCTATCAAAACTAAATACCCGGATATCAAGATCGTATCTGCCCTGGGGCCGTCGCCTGAAGGCAAGGAATTTGATCTGCTAAATAAAACATTCCGCAGTTTAGGAGCTGATATTTTAGATGAGCATTACTATGCGCCGGCAAAATGGTTTAGGGATAATGCCCGCCGTTATGATAATTATGACCGTAAAGGGCCTAAGATATTCGCCGGTGAGTATGCTGCACAGAGCAAATCAACCGTGAGCCCGCAAAATAAAAACAATTGGGAGTGCGCCCTTTCTGAGGCAGCTTTCATGACCGGTTTGGAGCGTAATGCTGATGTGGTGAACATGGCTTCATATGCACCGCTTTTTGCTCATGTGGAGGGTTGGCAGTGGACACCAAACCTTATCTGGTTTGATAACCTGAAAAGCTATGCTACGCCAAATTACTATGTGCAGCAATTATTTTCCCTTAATAAAGGCACCGATGTGGTTCCGCTTACCTTGAACAACGAAGCCGTAGCCGGGCAAAATGATAGCTATGCGACTGCGAGTTTAGACAAGAATACCAACGAACTGGTGATCAAATTTGTGAATACCAGCACATCGGCACAAAACGTGAGCTTTAAAATTACAGGTTCAAAAGGTTATCAAAAACAAGCTACTGTTACAACGCTAAAAGCTGATAGCAAAGACGCTGAAAATTCATTGACCGCGCCTACAACAGTTAGCCCTGTTGAAAGTACCGTTGACATTTCGGGCAATACCCTGAAGCTTGCTGTTGAACCATATGCGTTTAAAGTAGTAAGGCTTAAAAATAAATAAATTGAAAAAAATCTTTCTGATCATATCCTTATTGTTCCCGGGCATTATCAGCAATGCCCAGGAGCTAAGGACTAATATATCGGTGCATGACCCGGTAATGACCCGACAGGATAGTACTTATTATATCTTTGTACGGGTAATGGGATTGCAATGTGTTCGCCGGCTGATAGGGTACTGGAAGGCTGAAAAACCGGTATTTGCAACGGCCCCGCAATGGGCTGTTGATGGCATCCCCGGTTTTAAAGGTCACATTTGGGTTCCGAAAGCAGGATGGAGCAGGACGCTTAAAAAGATTTCATATTATACATTTACTAAAAGTGCAATATCTGAACATTGTACTAATTGCCAATTATTACAGCTGGTTATTTCCAATAAGTTGTTGTTAGTGCTTTTGTATTAATAACTGACATGTGATTATGTTATGATTGGTACTGGTAATTCAGGAATAATGTAAATGTGAGTATAAATGCATTTTGATAACGAAAAAACATTATTAGTAGAGGTAGCTCAAAATAATCCAGCCGCTTTTGAATTGCTGTTTAAACAATATCACAATAAAGTTTATAGTTATTCGATAAAAATTTGCCAATCGGCTTTGCAAGCAGAGGAAATAGTACAGGATGTATTTATAAAGGTTTGGATTAATAGGGCCAGCCTACCCAATATTGAAAACTT
This window contains:
- a CDS encoding RagB/SusD family nutrient uptake outer membrane protein yields the protein MKNNILKITLLLVLSVATSCKKQLLDQANPNTLPVSQFWLSESDAEKGVNAIYHMFYQNGGFNRWIYFRLDLTSDEGFSKSPWLELGDWTRFQYINYDFWEGNVNTFRDVYKAIYRCNQVLANVPKIEFADAKKKEELLGQAKFLRGFYYYYAAILWENVPVVLTPQTPTDMPAQATLPQVWAQVEKDLTEASTALPEQYTGVNIGRATKGAALAMLGKTYMQQHKWSEAKTAFDYLVTGAGKSYYDLVDFKENFRATMENNKESVFEIQFSNANQTAEGDGPSSNMGTNRTQFFAPRSIGWSDGQARNWMVTEFKKEKTIDNKIDPRLRYTLFYPQLEADFGDKIYGRSWQWDADEAWFKKYSRDYYRTNEDYYNEVNNRVIRYADVLLMYAEVQNELGQTSDAYQYVNRVRARSNMRPLATAYPAIGNDKTLFRDRLKMERELELCGESVRWADLKRWGDLDNQAAVDKVAERDPDFKNFVVGKNIRLPLPQVEVRNNTNLHQNPNY
- a CDS encoding family 43 glycosylhydrolase — protein: MKKKHLLPICLLVSLCMACSKKEGAKTPVVPPPAIAKDEYINPVFTPILADPSVIKAPGTNAFYAYGTEDDWGDGHGTHLIAVVKSTNLTSWNYLNDAFVTKPNWKANGFIWAPDVNYIDGKYYMYYAYSIWADPNPGIGLAIADKPEGPFSDQGKMFLSSEIGVANAIDPFYINDGNKKYLFFGSYSSAANNGTWGVELSADGKSVPDFTKKINVAAGDFEGVMIHKRGIYYYFFGSKNNCCDGAASVYQVRVGRSINLMGPYLDKDGHDLKTRGNGTLLIERNTRYAGPGHNARLMQDDAGTDWFLYHAIDRGNPLVSSGANRRALMLDKLTWNNDWPEIKGGTPSISAQKAPVFNDH
- a CDS encoding glycoside hydrolase 5 family protein — encoded protein: MKLRILFLSLWCIVLLASCTQKSIKTTNSRAIWSKEQAKDWYDQQPWIVGANFLPSTAINQLEMWQADTFDTLTIDKELGLAQGLGMNTMRVFLHDLAFEQDSAGFLTRVDTFLTIADKHKIKPLLVIFDSCWDPFPHTGKQRAPKPFVHNSGWVQSPGQNALKDSTQYPRLEHYVKTVVSHFAKDSRILGWDVWNEPDNMTGASYQKVELPNKVDYVVPLLKKTFEWVRSANPSQFATSGIWAGDWSDSAKMKPIEKLQLTQSDIITFHNYDSVGVFENRIKLLQRYGKPLICTEYMARPNGSTFATFLPVAKKYRIGMYNWGFVNGKSQTIFPWDSWTKTYTAAPPLWFHDIFNTDGTPYKTEETDLIRKMTAEVNGKN
- a CDS encoding sialidase family protein; the protein is MKNLLTILFLGCSGIVCAQLKSIDSVKWGQTVVVNNVPVFDDAGKVPEAGGTPGRHHGRYGSQYARLLKLKDGNWLAGYTISNNNGYKNDPKGGLQLEVSVSTDNCRTWKKLGAIVDPGRDLDNAQLIELSDGAILLACRSVRWQESYILPVYKSTDKGKTWKRISIIDENQGAPGDLGKPDKGIYEPHFYFLGDGKLSVMYANEKHVTENPSYSQIISQKISPDMGKTWGREIWVAYQPMHNASRPGMSVWTKMKNGKYIVVYEICGPESCNIYCKTSDDGITWPTGLGQQIADQLGGPYILSLKNGTLVVTSNKSNISVSTDFGATWKTINPAWPKTLWPSVYQTGDNEIGVVNSAPRTEGGNNIQIRFGKVE
- a CDS encoding alpha-L-arabinofuranosidase C-terminal domain-containing protein; translated protein: MLKRFFLVLFTAGAFTAVHAQTQYTITADKVKAHIQPTMYGIFFEDINLAADGGVYAELVKNRSFEFNMPLMGWKEQKRDGGDGRTEVINRAVERPENAHFIKSYITTDAGFYGFSNEGFRGGMGVKEGEEYSFSVIAKQDGDTNVKLNVELHGDNDVIIGKAELTPTDKEWNHYSLKFKSSATTPNAQLYVWMSGKGIIDLDMISLFPEHTWKNRPGGLRADLVQKLADLKPGFLRFPGGCIVEGRDLSNRYQWKKTIGAVDKRENIINRWNTEFKHRPTPDYYQTFGLGFMEYFMTAEDIGASPLPILNCGMACEFNTGELVPLDKLDPYVQDALDLIEFANGNASTKWGKLRTDLGHPAPFNLKMIGVGNEQWGPQYIDRWKIFTKAIKTKYPDIKIVSALGPSPEGKEFDLLNKTFRSLGADILDEHYYAPAKWFRDNARRYDNYDRKGPKIFAGEYAAQSKSTVSPQNKNNWECALSEAAFMTGLERNADVVNMASYAPLFAHVEGWQWTPNLIWFDNLKSYATPNYYVQQLFSLNKGTDVVPLTLNNEAVAGQNDSYATASLDKNTNELVIKFVNTSTSAQNVSFKITGSKGYQKQATVTTLKADSKDAENSLTAPTTVSPVESTVDISGNTLKLAVEPYAFKVVRLKNK
- a CDS encoding glycoside hydrolase family protein; this encodes MKKIFLIISLLFPGIISNAQELRTNISVHDPVMTRQDSTYYIFVRVMGLQCVRRLIGYWKAEKPVFATAPQWAVDGIPGFKGHIWVPKAGWSRTLKKISYYTFTKSAISEHCTNCQLLQLVISNKLLLVLLY